One Chiloscyllium plagiosum isolate BGI_BamShark_2017 chromosome 12, ASM401019v2, whole genome shotgun sequence DNA window includes the following coding sequences:
- the LOC122555436 gene encoding ribosomal RNA processing protein 1 homolog A-like, giving the protein MWMQDKPLLQEELANTISQLIHAFRNLDAKFLFMETFFQTMNREWNGIDRLRLDKFYLLIRLMLRQFLEELKIMNWDDSVVNRFLSCVTTEVLKPTSNTEASGIRFHFVDIYLQELAKVGAHQLTADQNLNFIDPFCRIAAKTKDRVLFHVVSQGIFEMIVDHAPFAIDDLMEELQGNENEELNSSDVEGDPTQKINGSTSENTEGLLLDGQGEKANPSQHDDDIGPVLQFNYEALADRLFQLSSRGSTPAQNRKRLYKLVKKFRDLAEGIFPQDDFPEDLSTDEEDEDSWRRKKKRKHRMERLEEKLGGVDKKKSVKGQKRKKKSSNQKLLSIGERTDEPVVEDRSEGSNPTEQKPAQKRKKRSRTTKMKQRWLSDAGSGDVLEGKGQAQENGCSDQLNLAVLDMPSLTSDVDSVTPTAKLKRRRKIHSDSNGSSLVEDSAPTEPVVGKKVKKLLVKLKRLQTKKQAAGGDQLSTSQATGRRKRKGKELPEGTSDSKKLKVKNSGDAGPCENKTSATTAPEEFVKFESTPIPKPIFFKKAKSAEPVSKQQCNMVRMNLWSRPENDDLGLYRITLCNVCSS; this is encoded by the exons ATGTGGATGCAAGACAAACCTCTCTTGCAG GAAGAATTGGCAAACACCATTTCCCAATTGATACACGCCTTCAGAAATCTGGATGCCA AGTTTCTGTTCATGGAGACATTCTTTCAGACAATGAATCGTGAGTGGAATGGAATTGATCGTCTTCGCCTGGATAAATTCTACCTG CTTATTCGCTTGATGCTGAGGCAATTTCTGGAGGAATTGAAGATCATGAACTGGGATGACAG tgttGTCAACCGATTTTTAAGCTGTGTGACGACTGAGGTGCTGAAACCTACCAGTAACACTGAGGCCAGTGGAATTCGCTTTCATTTTGTGGATATCTACCTGCAGGAACTGGCCAAAGTTGGTGCACACCAG CTGACTGCAGACCAGAACCTGAACTTTATTGATCCTTTTTGCCGAATTGCTGCCAAAACCAAAGA TCGAGTTTTGTTTCACGTGGTTTCCCAAGGAATCTTCGAAATGATTGTGGACCATGCACCTTTTGCTATCGATGATTTGatggaagagcttcagggcaatGAGAATGAGGAGCTAAATTCCAGCGATGTAGAGGGAGATCCAACACAGAAGATTAACG GTTCCACATCTGAGaacactgagggactgctgctgGATGGACAGGGAGAGAAGGCGAATCCATCTCAACATGACGATGACATTGGACCTGTGCTTCAG TTCAATTATGAAGCTCTCGCTGATCGACTTTTCCAGCTCTCCAGCAGGGGAAGCACTCCTGCCCAAAACAGGAAGCGTCTCTATAAATTAGTGAAAAA GTTCCGGGATTTAGCAGAAG GAATATTTCCACAAGATGACTTCCCTGAAGATTTATCAACAGATGAGGAAGACGAAGATTCCTGGAGAAGGAAGAAAAAGAGGAAACACCGCATGGAAAGGTTGGAGGAGAAACTGGGAGGAGTGG ATAAAAAGAAATCAGTAAAaggacaaaagagaaagaaaaagtctTCCAATCAGAAACTCCTTTCTATTGGCGAAAGGACTGACGAGCCAGTTGTGGAAGATAGGAGTGAGGGGTCTAATCCTACAGAGCAAAAGCCTGcacagaaaaggaagaaaagatcAAGAACCACCAAAATGAAGCAGAGGTGGTTGAGTGATGCAGGCAGTGGCGATGTGTTAGAGGGCAAAGGTCAGGCACAGGAAAATGGCTGCAGTGACCAGTTGAATCTAGCTGTGCTGGATATGCCGTCTCTGACATCTGATGTCGACTCTGTGACACCCACAGCCAAactgaagaggaggaggaagattcACAGTGACTCCAATGGGAGCAGCTTAGTTGAAGACTCAGCACCCACAGAACCTGTTGTTGGGAAGAAAGTCAAAAAGTTGCTCGTGAAGCTGAAAAGACTGCAAACTAAGAAGCAGGCAGCAGGGGGCGACCAATTATCAACAAGCCAAGCAACAGGCAGGAGAAAGAGGAAGGGGAAAGAGCTGCCCGAAGGAACCAGTGATAGCAAAAAGCTAAAAGTCAAAAACTCT GGTGATGCCGGACCTTGTGAAAACAAGACTTCAGCCACAACAGCACCTGAAGAATTTGTGAAGTTTGAGAGCACTCCAATTCCAAAACCCATCTTCTTCAAGAAAGCCAAAAGTGCTGAGCCTGTTTCCAAACAACAGTGTAATATGGTGAGAATGAACTTGTGGAGTAGACCAGAGAATGATGACTTGGGGCTGTATAGGATCACTCTTTGCAATGTGTGTAGTTCTTGA